A single Primulina eburnea isolate SZY01 chromosome 11, ASM2296580v1, whole genome shotgun sequence DNA region contains:
- the LOC140806390 gene encoding histone-lysine N-methyltransferase, H3 lysine-9 specific SUVH4 isoform X1: MVLLCNDELSDPAPASASSRRYPLRKTTARDVEKKVETPRSKMTKIPKKRKLQMPDTAHVVRNVIANSTNVEKSPYTMVTETLRTFNKLYLQCIQEEEKRCARQEADDKGSAKRVSQSKTENAAEDYSKKPAKRPDLKAISQMMRTHSTLNSEKRVGSIPGIDVGHQFFSRAEMVVVGFHQHWLNGIDYIGQTGGAAWKSGRDLGLNGDNFPITVSIVLSGQYEDDLDNCEEIVYTGQGGNNLLGDKRQIGHQEMKRGNLGLKNCMHNNLPVRVVRGHKCTNSYVGKVYTYDGLYKVNHYWAEEGVSGFTVYKFLLKRLDGQPPLTTNQVYFSRGRIPKSLSEIRGLVCDDITGGLEDVPILVTNLVDEPPISPLDFVYIKDMKFSKNISFPTIASIGCNCQGTCTDPRSCACAKLNGGDFPYVHRDGGRLVEPKAVVFECGPNCGCGPRCVNKTSQNGLKFRLEVFRTPKKGWGVRCWDYIPSGSTVCEYIGVVKRTDDLDPAGDNSYVIDIDCLQTMMGLNGRESRLRDVSLPWYLKKLGEEASENVPFCIDAGKTGNVGRFINHSCQPNLFIQCVLSSHHDIKLARLMLIAADNIPPLKELAYDYGYGIDSVLGPDGKIRQMSCFCGARDCRKRLY, translated from the exons ATGGTGCTCCTTTGCAACGATGAGCTTTCCGACCCAGCTCCAGCCTCTGCTAGTTCCAGGAGATATCCTTTGAGAAAAACCACTGCACGAGACGTTGAGAAGAAAGTGGAGACTCCACGAAGCAAAATGACCAAGATCCCTAAGAAAAGAAAGCTCCAAATGCCAGACACTGCTCATGTGGTTCGCAATGTCATTGCTAACTCCACCAATGTCGAAAAGAGCCCCTACACCATGGTCACCGAAACTCTCCGTACTTTCAATAAACTATACCTTCAATGCATTCAG GAAGAAGAGAAGAGGTGTGCAAGGCAAGAAGCTGATGACAAGGGAAGCGCAAAAAGAGTGTCCCAATCCAAG ACAGAGAACGCTGCTGAAGATTACTCCAAAAAGCCTGCCAAGCGACCTGATTTAAAGGCCATTTCCCAG ATGATGAGAACTCATTCTACCTTAAACTCCGAGAAGAGAGTCGGTTCCATTCCAG GTATTGATGTCGGACATCAATTTTTTTCTCGTGCGGAAATGGTTGTGGTGGGATTTCACCAACATTGGCTGAATGGAATTGACTATATTGGTCAAACTGGTGGTGCAGCTTGGAAATCAGGAAGAGACTTG GGTTTGAATGGTGATAATTTTCCAATCACCGTGTCCATCGTCTTATCTGGCCAGTACGAGGATGATTTAGACAATTGTGAGGAAATTGTGTATACCGGTCAGGGGGGAAACAATTTGCTTGGTGATAAGCGTCAAATTGGTCACCAAGAAATGAAACGAGGGAATTTGGGGCTCAAG AACTGTATGCATAACAACTTACCTGTCAGAGTAGTTCGAGGACATAAATGTACTAACAGCTATGTGGGGAAGGTTTATACATATGATGGCTTGTACAAG GTCAATCATTATTGGGCTGAAGAGGGTGTCTCTGGCTTCACGGTGTATAAATTTCTATTGAAGCGACTCGATGGACAACCTCCTTTGACAACAAATCAG GTTTATTTTTCTCGGGGCCGTATTCCTAAATCATTATCAGAAATTCGAGG GTTGGTGTGTGATGACATTACTGGAGGCTTAGAGGATGTTCCCATTCTAGTTACCAATTTGGTAGATGAACCACCCATTTCACCACTAG attTTGTCTATATCAAGGATATGAAGTTTAGCAAGAATATTAGCTTCCCTACAATTGCTTCCATAGGATGCAACTGTCAAGGAACCTGTACGGATCCTAGAAGTTGTGCTTGTGCAAAACTCAACGGAGGGGATTTTCCATATGTGCACCGTGACGGTGGAAG ACTTGTTGAACCAAAGGCAGTGGTATTCGAATGTGGTCCAAACTGTGGTTGTGGACCCAGGTGTGTCAACAAAACCTCTCAGAATGGGCTGAAGTTTCGTCTGGAG GTATTTCGTACCCCAAAGAAGGGGTGGGGTGTGAGATGTTGGGACTACATACCATCAGGGTCTACTGTGTGTGAATATATCGGGGTCGTGAAGAGAACTGACGATTTAGACCCTGCTGGTGATAACAGTTATGTTATTGACATAGATTGCTTGCAGACAATGATGGGACTGAATGGAAGAGAGAGTCGACTGAGGGATGTGTCTTTGCCGTGGTACCTGAAGAAGCTTGGTGAAGAGGCATCAGAAAATGTGCCATTCTGCATAGATGCTGGAAAGACTGGCAATGTGGGCAGGTTTATTAATCATAGTTGTCAACCCAATTTGTTTATTCAGTGTGTGTTGAGCAGTCACCATGATATCAAACTTGCGAGGCTGATGCTCATTGCTGCAGACAACATTCCACCGCTCAAG GAACTGGCCTATGATTATGGGTATGGAATTGACAGCGTGTTGGGTCCGGACGGGAAGATAAGACAGATGTCATGCTTCTGTGGCGCACGAGACTGTAGGAAGCGCCTCTATTAA
- the LOC140806390 gene encoding histone-lysine N-methyltransferase, H3 lysine-9 specific SUVH4 isoform X2, whose translation MVLLCNDELSDPAPASASSRRYPLRKTTARDVEKKVETPRSKMTKIPKKRKLQMPDTAHVVRNVIANSTNVEKSPYTMVTETLRTFNKLYLQCIQEEEKRCARQEADDKGSAKRVSQSKTENAAEDYSKKPAKRPDLKAISQMMRTHSTLNSEKRVGSIPGIDVGHQFFSRAEMVVVGFHQHWLNGIDYIGQTGGAAWKSGRDLGLNGDNFPITVSIVLSGQYEDDLDNCEEIVYTGQGGNNLLGDKRQIGHQEMKRGNLGLKNCMHNNLPVRVVRGHKCTNSYVGKVYTYDGLYKVNHYWAEEGVSGFTVYKFLLKRLDGQPPLTTNQVYFSRGRIPKSLSEIRGLVCDDITGGLEDVPILVTNLVDEPPISPLGCNCQGTCTDPRSCACAKLNGGDFPYVHRDGGRLVEPKAVVFECGPNCGCGPRCVNKTSQNGLKFRLEVFRTPKKGWGVRCWDYIPSGSTVCEYIGVVKRTDDLDPAGDNSYVIDIDCLQTMMGLNGRESRLRDVSLPWYLKKLGEEASENVPFCIDAGKTGNVGRFINHSCQPNLFIQCVLSSHHDIKLARLMLIAADNIPPLKELAYDYGYGIDSVLGPDGKIRQMSCFCGARDCRKRLY comes from the exons ATGGTGCTCCTTTGCAACGATGAGCTTTCCGACCCAGCTCCAGCCTCTGCTAGTTCCAGGAGATATCCTTTGAGAAAAACCACTGCACGAGACGTTGAGAAGAAAGTGGAGACTCCACGAAGCAAAATGACCAAGATCCCTAAGAAAAGAAAGCTCCAAATGCCAGACACTGCTCATGTGGTTCGCAATGTCATTGCTAACTCCACCAATGTCGAAAAGAGCCCCTACACCATGGTCACCGAAACTCTCCGTACTTTCAATAAACTATACCTTCAATGCATTCAG GAAGAAGAGAAGAGGTGTGCAAGGCAAGAAGCTGATGACAAGGGAAGCGCAAAAAGAGTGTCCCAATCCAAG ACAGAGAACGCTGCTGAAGATTACTCCAAAAAGCCTGCCAAGCGACCTGATTTAAAGGCCATTTCCCAG ATGATGAGAACTCATTCTACCTTAAACTCCGAGAAGAGAGTCGGTTCCATTCCAG GTATTGATGTCGGACATCAATTTTTTTCTCGTGCGGAAATGGTTGTGGTGGGATTTCACCAACATTGGCTGAATGGAATTGACTATATTGGTCAAACTGGTGGTGCAGCTTGGAAATCAGGAAGAGACTTG GGTTTGAATGGTGATAATTTTCCAATCACCGTGTCCATCGTCTTATCTGGCCAGTACGAGGATGATTTAGACAATTGTGAGGAAATTGTGTATACCGGTCAGGGGGGAAACAATTTGCTTGGTGATAAGCGTCAAATTGGTCACCAAGAAATGAAACGAGGGAATTTGGGGCTCAAG AACTGTATGCATAACAACTTACCTGTCAGAGTAGTTCGAGGACATAAATGTACTAACAGCTATGTGGGGAAGGTTTATACATATGATGGCTTGTACAAG GTCAATCATTATTGGGCTGAAGAGGGTGTCTCTGGCTTCACGGTGTATAAATTTCTATTGAAGCGACTCGATGGACAACCTCCTTTGACAACAAATCAG GTTTATTTTTCTCGGGGCCGTATTCCTAAATCATTATCAGAAATTCGAGG GTTGGTGTGTGATGACATTACTGGAGGCTTAGAGGATGTTCCCATTCTAGTTACCAATTTGGTAGATGAACCACCCATTTCACCACTAG GATGCAACTGTCAAGGAACCTGTACGGATCCTAGAAGTTGTGCTTGTGCAAAACTCAACGGAGGGGATTTTCCATATGTGCACCGTGACGGTGGAAG ACTTGTTGAACCAAAGGCAGTGGTATTCGAATGTGGTCCAAACTGTGGTTGTGGACCCAGGTGTGTCAACAAAACCTCTCAGAATGGGCTGAAGTTTCGTCTGGAG GTATTTCGTACCCCAAAGAAGGGGTGGGGTGTGAGATGTTGGGACTACATACCATCAGGGTCTACTGTGTGTGAATATATCGGGGTCGTGAAGAGAACTGACGATTTAGACCCTGCTGGTGATAACAGTTATGTTATTGACATAGATTGCTTGCAGACAATGATGGGACTGAATGGAAGAGAGAGTCGACTGAGGGATGTGTCTTTGCCGTGGTACCTGAAGAAGCTTGGTGAAGAGGCATCAGAAAATGTGCCATTCTGCATAGATGCTGGAAAGACTGGCAATGTGGGCAGGTTTATTAATCATAGTTGTCAACCCAATTTGTTTATTCAGTGTGTGTTGAGCAGTCACCATGATATCAAACTTGCGAGGCTGATGCTCATTGCTGCAGACAACATTCCACCGCTCAAG GAACTGGCCTATGATTATGGGTATGGAATTGACAGCGTGTTGGGTCCGGACGGGAAGATAAGACAGATGTCATGCTTCTGTGGCGCACGAGACTGTAGGAAGCGCCTCTATTAA